In Haloterrigena turkmenica DSM 5511, a single genomic region encodes these proteins:
- a CDS encoding ATP-dependent DNA helicase, with the protein MAEDEDARGPRSDAEETAGSSVADALSALEPKGNQRAVIESRADCTSVDAGAGTGKTTTMLMRIERAIERGEVDPDDVLVLTFANEAAGSIREAVAERLDPAAAAAIDVYTYHSFCYRLVRDYAYYLGYSPEFDVVTERKRRRIVGRLLATNDYGFATATRGDGSPDDLTAAVDDFIQSMSQEDVTPDELRERLPEVRTLELCNEFVLWLERTAGQDLSFDNEALRYFNADDHLEESRSSLVEYGKLLEYCREKIAEAPEPFREDAVVRDIDRYLRVMQDTVTNAIEALSLEDRMTKQLPRALFGNEIWRTATERIEQSPFGRLKHYVEFLRLARHYTDVYADYHDALAEEGALDFDELVRTATGLLEDGAEHRSADGSNGSATRETIADEITGEWTQVYCDEFQDTDETQFALITELTDGPDRPDLLAIGDKDQAIYGWRGTDREGLDRLADAYDDHRGIELELNFRSRQEILDLTNHCDYGSQSSKRLREVGRTPGEYRTDSDATAGRETGFETDEDRPDRVVKIESDAVGPSPADQVATTVSRLLNGEAENVPRRSLEDIAVIVRTNRHAQAVADELRERRIPYEISGSPRGEIDPGIRTLVSYLRVLVDPDADAHLRRVLLYRYRLSEADLATLQRADGSLYDAVMAVGPDAEVESTALEDPDRVRRARDHLAKLEDVRDVYPLSGFVQRFREVTRLEWFLTSEEREELERVERFVDAYTGDSVIGTLTPSFVDALERTLQGGGSERTRGTQSADSIDVMTVHQAKGLEFDTVLVPYLSDEEWCVERDYAQRARYRLLAATLDDEIESPLLADLATETVGEEWRVLHVALTRAENHLFVFGSVYDYDGDEDELGCATADACLSGDIEWSVAGERMELWSSLRASFERVRETYPETVVDRTDELAAAASVDPGTITYYAGYDDRYVEPLETRDAIRTVHRLGRLLRGETLLPAADAASHALEAFGRFGTDRGDEGDAAAEIGEADSTRRVPTGRRLSALTTDTVRFPVETLSNATTLPVALRHSYTALETHDTCPRKHYLDHVVRAFDDPTAGVGGTTARPETDAATATDSPLESGSRLVGTVFHDVAEEAFYREYRTREAWREAAVRQLTARDLLEYREGVLGCIDRFFEAAAADYDAPVADWEPVAAELPFSLEDVADVTGDVVGYIDSIRRTPDGELAVLDYKATAERIAPADATQLALYARACERRFDEPVAAVGYVYVSEAVGPRVDLLDADELPPWPTVRERLAAVDDPSFVETTPGDHCQYCPHRSLGCGPDDLETLGDD; encoded by the coding sequence ATGGCTGAGGACGAGGACGCACGCGGACCGCGTTCGGACGCCGAGGAGACCGCGGGCTCGAGCGTCGCCGATGCTCTGAGCGCCCTCGAGCCGAAGGGCAACCAGCGGGCCGTCATCGAGAGCCGAGCGGACTGTACCTCCGTCGACGCCGGTGCCGGCACCGGGAAGACGACGACGATGCTCATGCGGATCGAGCGGGCGATCGAACGCGGCGAGGTCGACCCCGACGACGTGCTGGTGTTGACCTTCGCCAACGAGGCCGCCGGGAGCATCCGCGAGGCGGTCGCGGAACGCCTCGATCCCGCGGCCGCGGCGGCGATCGACGTCTACACCTACCACTCCTTCTGTTACCGGCTAGTCCGAGACTACGCCTACTACCTGGGCTACTCGCCGGAGTTCGACGTCGTCACCGAGCGCAAGCGGCGCCGGATCGTCGGCCGACTGCTCGCGACCAACGACTACGGCTTCGCGACCGCGACGCGGGGCGACGGCTCGCCCGACGACCTCACCGCCGCCGTCGACGACTTCATCCAGTCGATGAGCCAGGAGGACGTCACGCCCGACGAGCTCCGAGAGCGGCTCCCCGAGGTCCGCACCCTCGAGCTCTGCAACGAGTTCGTCCTCTGGCTCGAGCGGACCGCCGGCCAGGACCTCTCGTTCGACAACGAGGCGCTTCGCTACTTCAACGCCGACGATCACCTCGAGGAGTCCCGCTCGTCGCTGGTCGAGTACGGGAAACTCCTCGAGTACTGCCGCGAGAAGATCGCGGAGGCACCGGAACCGTTCCGCGAGGACGCCGTCGTTCGCGATATCGATCGCTATCTCCGGGTCATGCAGGACACGGTGACGAACGCGATCGAGGCGCTCTCGCTCGAGGATCGGATGACCAAACAGTTGCCGCGAGCGCTCTTCGGAAACGAGATCTGGCGGACCGCGACCGAGCGCATCGAGCAGAGCCCGTTCGGCCGGCTGAAACACTACGTCGAGTTCCTGCGGCTGGCCCGCCACTACACCGACGTCTACGCCGACTACCACGACGCCCTCGCGGAGGAGGGCGCGCTCGACTTCGACGAACTGGTCCGGACGGCGACCGGACTGCTCGAGGATGGCGCGGAACACCGTTCCGCGGACGGGTCGAACGGGTCGGCGACCCGTGAGACGATCGCCGACGAGATCACCGGCGAGTGGACGCAGGTCTACTGCGACGAGTTCCAGGACACCGACGAGACCCAGTTCGCGCTCATCACCGAACTCACGGACGGGCCGGACCGACCCGACCTGCTCGCGATCGGCGACAAGGATCAAGCGATCTACGGCTGGCGAGGGACCGACCGGGAGGGGCTCGACCGGCTCGCCGACGCCTACGACGACCACCGGGGGATCGAACTCGAGCTCAACTTCCGGTCGCGCCAGGAGATCCTCGATCTCACCAACCACTGCGACTACGGCTCCCAGTCCTCGAAACGGCTCCGCGAGGTCGGGCGGACCCCTGGTGAGTACCGGACGGATAGCGACGCGACGGCAGGTCGCGAGACAGGGTTCGAAACGGACGAAGACCGGCCGGATCGCGTCGTCAAGATCGAAAGCGACGCGGTCGGCCCGTCGCCGGCGGATCAGGTCGCGACGACCGTCTCGAGGCTGCTAAACGGCGAAGCCGAAAACGTCCCCCGGCGATCGCTCGAGGACATCGCGGTCATCGTCCGCACGAATCGCCACGCGCAGGCCGTCGCCGACGAGCTCCGGGAGCGACGGATCCCCTACGAGATCTCCGGCTCGCCGCGCGGCGAGATCGACCCCGGGATCCGGACGCTCGTCTCGTACCTCCGGGTCCTCGTCGATCCCGACGCCGACGCCCACCTCCGGCGCGTGCTGCTCTACCGGTACCGGCTCTCCGAGGCCGACCTCGCGACGCTGCAGCGCGCGGACGGCTCGCTGTACGACGCCGTGATGGCGGTCGGTCCGGACGCGGAAGTCGAGTCCACGGCGCTCGAGGACCCCGATCGCGTCCGGCGGGCGCGCGACCACCTCGCGAAACTCGAGGACGTGCGAGACGTCTACCCGCTGTCGGGGTTCGTCCAGCGGTTCCGCGAGGTGACCCGCCTCGAGTGGTTCCTCACCAGCGAGGAGCGCGAGGAACTCGAGCGCGTCGAGCGGTTCGTCGACGCCTACACCGGCGACTCGGTGATCGGGACGCTGACGCCGTCGTTCGTCGACGCGCTCGAGCGGACGCTTCAGGGCGGAGGCAGCGAGCGAACGCGGGGGACCCAGTCGGCGGACTCGATCGACGTGATGACCGTCCACCAGGCGAAGGGGCTGGAGTTCGACACCGTCCTCGTCCCGTACCTCTCCGACGAGGAGTGGTGCGTCGAGCGCGATTACGCCCAACGAGCCCGGTATCGGCTGCTCGCGGCGACGCTCGACGACGAGATCGAGTCGCCGCTGCTGGCCGACCTCGCGACCGAGACCGTCGGCGAAGAGTGGCGGGTGCTCCACGTCGCGCTCACGCGGGCCGAGAACCACCTGTTCGTCTTCGGGAGCGTGTACGATTACGACGGCGACGAGGACGAACTCGGCTGTGCGACCGCTGACGCCTGCCTCTCCGGCGACATCGAGTGGTCGGTCGCCGGCGAGCGGATGGAGCTGTGGTCGTCGCTCCGCGCGAGCTTCGAGCGGGTGCGGGAGACCTACCCCGAGACCGTCGTCGACCGCACCGACGAACTCGCGGCCGCGGCCAGCGTCGATCCGGGGACGATCACCTACTACGCCGGCTACGACGACCGGTACGTCGAACCGCTCGAGACGCGGGACGCGATTCGGACGGTCCACCGACTGGGACGGCTGCTGCGCGGGGAGACGCTGTTGCCGGCCGCCGACGCGGCGAGTCACGCGCTCGAGGCGTTTGGACGGTTTGGAACCGATCGAGGCGACGAGGGCGACGCGGCCGCCGAGATCGGCGAGGCGGATTCGACGCGACGGGTTCCGACCGGCCGCCGGCTCTCCGCGTTGACGACCGATACCGTCCGGTTCCCCGTCGAGACCCTCTCGAACGCGACGACGCTGCCGGTCGCGCTCCGCCACAGCTACACCGCCCTCGAGACCCACGACACCTGTCCGCGAAAGCACTACCTCGATCACGTCGTACGTGCGTTCGACGATCCGACGGCGGGCGTCGGCGGAACGACGGCGCGACCGGAGACGGACGCAGCGACGGCAACGGACTCACCGCTCGAGTCCGGCTCCCGGCTCGTCGGCACCGTCTTCCACGACGTCGCGGAGGAGGCGTTCTACCGCGAGTACCGTACCCGCGAGGCGTGGCGCGAGGCCGCCGTCCGCCAGCTCACCGCACGGGACCTGCTCGAGTACCGCGAGGGCGTTCTGGGCTGTATCGATCGGTTCTTCGAGGCCGCCGCGGCCGACTACGACGCGCCGGTCGCCGACTGGGAGCCGGTGGCCGCGGAGCTACCCTTCTCGCTCGAGGACGTCGCCGACGTGACCGGCGACGTCGTGGGCTATATC
- a CDS encoding CBS domain-containing protein, protein MDDIFVGRVMSSSLHTVTRDTLVEETAQLMLENEIGSVVVTDDDNRLEGILTTTDFVRIVAERKPKDQTPVSKYMTEDIVTVSAQDSIRDAADVMVEHGFHHLPVVDDEVGVIGMVTTSDLTSYLSREETPSPK, encoded by the coding sequence ATGGACGATATTTTCGTCGGACGGGTCATGTCCTCGTCGCTTCACACGGTGACGCGGGACACGCTCGTCGAGGAAACCGCACAACTGATGCTCGAGAACGAGATCGGCTCGGTCGTCGTCACCGACGACGACAACCGACTCGAGGGGATCCTGACGACGACGGACTTCGTCCGCATCGTCGCCGAACGGAAACCGAAAGACCAGACGCCGGTCTCAAAGTACATGACCGAGGATATCGTGACGGTCTCGGCCCAGGACAGCATCCGCGACGCCGCGGACGTCATGGTCGAACACGGCTTCCACCACCTCCCCGTCGTCGACGACGAGGTGGGCGTGATCGGGATGGTCACGACGTCCGATCTGACGTCGTACCTCTCGCGCGAGGAGACGCCGAGCCCCAAGTAG
- a CDS encoding Hsp20/alpha crystallin family protein, with the protein MTSFDEMNRMFREMDRAFDQLRTTWMHEFASPGFGGTLESGHTGPDSDRHASETDRHAPETDRRTLEPDDASLESGRPVSGSQWPVFGGFGGETGAAMGDAATLEDEGDAYVFVMDLPGFEKTDIGLSYTDGRLTIDARTDVESGTDTARSVRSRRVGRHVPVPKEIVADEITATYHNGVLEVHMPIAEDGDDGHRIEVE; encoded by the coding sequence ATGACATCCTTCGACGAGATGAACCGCATGTTTCGCGAGATGGACCGCGCCTTCGACCAACTCCGCACGACCTGGATGCACGAGTTCGCGTCGCCCGGCTTCGGCGGGACCCTCGAGTCCGGTCACACCGGGCCTGATTCGGATCGACACGCCTCTGAAACGGACCGACACGCCCCCGAAACCGACCGCCGGACTCTCGAACCCGATGACGCTTCCCTCGAGTCCGGACGCCCCGTATCCGGCTCGCAGTGGCCCGTCTTCGGCGGCTTCGGAGGGGAGACCGGCGCCGCGATGGGCGACGCGGCGACCCTCGAGGACGAGGGCGACGCCTACGTCTTCGTGATGGACCTGCCGGGCTTCGAGAAGACGGACATCGGCCTCAGCTACACGGACGGTCGCCTGACGATCGACGCCCGGACCGACGTCGAGTCGGGCACCGACACCGCTCGATCCGTCCGGTCGCGCCGGGTCGGCCGCCACGTCCCCGTCCCGAAGGAAATCGTCGCCGACGAGATCACGGCGACCTACCACAACGGCGTCCTCGAGGTCCACATGCCGATCGCCGAGGACGGCGACGACGGCCACCGAATCGAGGTCGAGTGA
- a CDS encoding dihydrolipoyl dehydrogenase family protein: protein MVHVAIVGAYGSAGVAVADELVERRGELSDLELTLIDDGDPGGGLCILRGCMPSKDVLSAGQHRYQARHDDRLEGVPDVDPEAVVTRKDDHVSGFAEHRREHVHELAEREGVELLRETARFVDDRVLAVSDRRIEPDYVVVATGSSPNIPDLPGIDDVPVRTSADVLDATAFPDSGIVLGNGYISLELGPYLSEVGDVDLTVIEHDERPLDAFPDAYGDTLLEIYREQFGIEVLTTTDERRLEPTANGGVRLFAERAGDGGRGDGGEELAVEADELYCFTGRNPTLEGLDLENTRLDPGDGWVGSTMQATDDERVFVVGDANGREPILHVAKEQGFAAAENIVHHARGEDLEPYANVPHHVIFSGLGVYPVARVGHTPATAAESGMDTFVVTREASSDGVFATKDHPEGRATLVIDADNGAVLGYQGVHLHADVMAKTMQVVVEMGLDVREVPDRAYHPTTPEILDGLFREACAELEDRQQCVGPDSRDTAL from the coding sequence ATGGTACACGTCGCGATCGTCGGCGCGTACGGCAGCGCGGGGGTCGCCGTCGCCGACGAACTCGTAGAGCGCCGCGGGGAACTCTCCGACCTCGAACTGACGCTGATCGACGACGGCGACCCCGGCGGCGGCCTCTGCATTCTGCGCGGCTGCATGCCGAGTAAGGACGTCCTCTCGGCCGGTCAGCACCGCTACCAGGCGCGCCACGACGACCGACTCGAGGGCGTCCCCGACGTCGATCCCGAGGCGGTCGTTACCCGAAAGGACGACCACGTCTCGGGATTCGCCGAACACCGCCGCGAGCACGTCCACGAACTGGCCGAGCGCGAGGGCGTCGAGTTGCTTCGCGAGACGGCGCGGTTCGTCGACGACCGCGTCCTCGCGGTCAGCGACAGACGGATCGAACCCGACTACGTCGTGGTCGCGACCGGGTCCAGTCCCAACATTCCCGATCTGCCCGGCATCGATGACGTGCCGGTGCGGACGAGCGCGGACGTCCTCGACGCGACCGCCTTTCCGGACTCCGGGATCGTGCTGGGCAACGGCTACATCAGCCTCGAGCTCGGACCCTATCTGAGCGAGGTCGGCGACGTCGACCTCACCGTGATCGAGCACGACGAACGTCCCCTCGACGCGTTTCCGGACGCCTACGGCGACACCCTCCTCGAGATCTACCGCGAACAGTTCGGGATCGAGGTGTTGACGACGACGGACGAGCGGCGCCTCGAGCCGACCGCCAACGGCGGCGTTCGCCTGTTCGCCGAGCGGGCAGGCGACGGCGGGCGCGGAGACGGCGGCGAGGAACTGGCCGTCGAGGCCGACGAACTCTACTGCTTCACCGGTCGTAACCCGACCCTCGAGGGACTGGACCTCGAAAATACGCGGCTCGATCCCGGCGACGGCTGGGTCGGCTCGACGATGCAGGCGACCGACGACGAGCGCGTCTTCGTGGTCGGCGACGCGAACGGTCGCGAGCCGATTCTCCACGTCGCCAAGGAGCAGGGCTTCGCGGCCGCCGAGAACATCGTCCACCACGCGCGCGGCGAGGACCTCGAGCCCTACGCGAACGTCCCCCACCACGTGATTTTCTCGGGGCTGGGCGTCTACCCCGTTGCCAGGGTGGGCCACACGCCCGCGACGGCGGCCGAATCGGGAATGGACACGTTCGTCGTCACCCGCGAAGCGTCGTCCGACGGTGTCTTCGCGACGAAAGACCACCCGGAGGGGCGGGCGACGCTGGTGATCGACGCCGACAACGGGGCCGTCCTCGGCTATCAGGGCGTCCATCTGCACGCCGACGTGATGGCGAAGACGATGCAGGTCGTCGTCGAGATGGGACTGGACGTTCGCGAGGTCCCCGACCGGGCCTACCACCCCACGACGCCCGAGATCCTCGACGGCCTCTTCCGCGAGGCCTGCGCCGAACTCGAGGACCGCCAGCAGTGCGTCGGTCCCGATTCGCGCGATACCGCGCTGTAG
- a CDS encoding PGF-CTERM sorting domain-containing protein, with translation MNRGLAVIVALLLATSAVGAAFGAGAGASTDTESSTTTDGETETASAATAGGEAYAGTHVAFDLEGDAITDYRVGGDETFSSVAVQSTGDAEAGADLGTEVDLETLTTLEGAGLSLAAQSETSAQVQAESGATLSAHDTERGTLVVESGSESQYVRAELAADATASDEGDRVRVETDGHEGTFLVVGDGEVTVTDDGNVTAELAENAMLAFRSYEEGERDETDEYEESLIADGQSAVEVHVEDRSGEAVGEAVTYGQGTSAEVETQARDRVNVTIDRATHEGTVVLTTVSEEAVGSLEDLEVRIDGEAATEVSSKSELVGAIGSDETRYMIAQQSEASAEATVYIAVNHFSERTATIDGADSDLDDSDETDGTDDGTDSGDETNDGSETDAEDGGDADGETSDGDGETEVSSGNDTGEDGGDGMPGFGVGVAVIAIAVAGLFARLQD, from the coding sequence ATGAACCGTGGACTCGCAGTGATCGTGGCGCTGCTCCTGGCGACGAGCGCCGTCGGCGCGGCGTTCGGAGCCGGCGCGGGCGCGTCGACCGACACGGAATCGAGTACGACCACCGACGGCGAAACTGAGACGGCGAGCGCGGCGACGGCCGGCGGCGAGGCGTACGCCGGCACGCACGTTGCGTTCGACCTCGAGGGCGACGCGATCACCGACTACCGGGTCGGCGGCGACGAGACGTTCTCCTCGGTGGCCGTCCAGTCGACCGGCGACGCCGAGGCCGGTGCCGATCTCGGAACCGAGGTCGACCTCGAGACGCTGACGACCCTCGAGGGCGCCGGCCTCTCGCTGGCCGCCCAGTCCGAGACGAGCGCCCAGGTGCAGGCCGAGAGCGGCGCGACGCTGTCGGCCCACGACACCGAACGCGGCACGCTCGTGGTCGAGAGCGGTTCGGAGAGCCAGTACGTTCGGGCCGAGCTCGCGGCCGACGCGACGGCCAGCGACGAGGGCGACCGCGTCCGCGTCGAGACCGACGGCCACGAGGGAACCTTCCTCGTCGTCGGCGACGGCGAGGTGACGGTCACCGACGACGGCAACGTCACGGCCGAACTCGCCGAGAACGCGATGCTGGCGTTCCGGTCGTACGAGGAGGGCGAGCGCGACGAGACCGACGAGTACGAGGAATCGCTGATCGCCGACGGCCAGTCGGCCGTCGAGGTCCACGTCGAGGACCGGAGCGGCGAGGCGGTCGGCGAGGCCGTCACGTACGGCCAGGGGACCAGCGCCGAAGTCGAAACCCAGGCGCGCGATCGGGTCAACGTGACCATCGACCGCGCTACCCACGAGGGGACGGTCGTGCTGACCACCGTCTCCGAGGAGGCCGTCGGCAGCCTCGAGGATCTCGAGGTCCGAATCGACGGCGAGGCCGCCACGGAGGTCTCCTCGAAGAGCGAACTCGTGGGCGCGATCGGGAGCGACGAGACCCGATATATGATCGCCCAGCAGTCGGAGGCGTCGGCCGAGGCGACGGTCTACATCGCCGTCAACCACTTCTCCGAGCGAACGGCGACGATCGACGGTGCCGACAGCGACCTGGACGATAGCGACGAGACGGACGGCACAGACGACGGAACCGATAGCGGCGACGAGACGAATGACGGAAGCGAGACCGATGCGGAGGACGGCGGCGACGCGGACGGCGAGACCAGCGACGGCGACGGCGAGACCGAGGTCAGCAGTGGAAACGACACCGGCGAGGACGGCGGCGACGGGATGCCCGGCTTCGGTGTCGGCGTCGCCGTCATCGCGATCGCCGTCGCCGGCCTGTTCGCCCGGTTGCAGGACTGA